In Paralichthys olivaceus isolate ysfri-2021 chromosome 1, ASM2471397v2, whole genome shotgun sequence, the following are encoded in one genomic region:
- the LOC138409478 gene encoding zinc finger and SCAN domain-containing protein 32-like → MEGQSGWEQAIQCLLAMQQQQTQALTTIAAEQREDRALLREWIQRPATPPPEPGTSSRRPPAVSLQRMTPEDDTEAYLDLFEGTAEACGWPEEERAVRLLPLLTGAAQLAAHSLPASSRQDYQRLRKAILDRLGCTPEGHRRRFRDLTFGEAGRPFAYAQQLLDAAGRWLQPGHNSAEDVVGQVALEQFIAGLPTSTANWVQCHRPADMQQAIILAEDHLSLPRRSQKEEARQQGVPAGRPIPAPRKRVPPPLPGGTAPPAGPGNARAEAAPRGPAYAPGRPAPWGAPQTPGQECWRCGQSGHFRRECPLMEVGQLVRVAGPPASSHGPGETYHIP, encoded by the exons ATGGAGGGACAGAGCGGCTGGGAACAGGCAATACAGTGCCTGTTGgcgatgcagcagcagcagacccaGGCACTCACAACCATCGCGGCAGAACAGCGGGAGGACCGGGCTCTCCTGCGGGAGTGGATCCAGCGTCCGGCCACCCCGCCGCCAGAGCCGGGGACTAGCTCCCGGCGGCCGCCGGCGGTGTCCCTCCAGAGGATGACACCGGAGGACGACACCGAGGCGTATTTGGACCTCTTTGAGGGCACGGCGGAGGCCTGCGGGTggccggaggaggagagggcggtTCGTTTGCTGCCGCTGCTCACCGGTGCGGCGCAGCTGGCCGCCCACAGTCTGCCGGCTTCCTCTCGGCAGGACTACCAGCGGCTGAGGAAGGCAATCCTGGACCGGCTGGGTTGCACACCGGAGGGACACCGACGCCGGTTCAGGGACCTCACCTTCGGGGAAGCCGGCCGCCCCTTCGCCTACGCGCAGCAGCTCCTCGATGCGGCGGGGAGATGGCTCCAGCCAGGGCACAACTCGGCGGAGGACGTCGTGGGGCAGGTGGCGCTGGAGCAATTCATCGCCGGCTTGCCCACCTCCACGGCCAACTGGGTCCAGTGCCACCGCCCCGCTGACATGCAACAGGCCATCATCCTGGCAGAGGACCACCTCTCCCTTCCCCGGAGGAGTCAGAAGGAGGAAGCCCGGCAGCAGGGCGTCCCGGCGGGGCGTCCCATACCGGCCCCAAGGAAACGCGTTCCCCCACCCCTACCCGGCGGGACGGCTCCGCCCGCGGGACCGGGGAATGCGAGAGCAGAGGCTGCTCCTCGGGGCCCAGCCTACGCGCCGGGTCGACCGGCACCATGGGGGGCTCCTCAAACGCCGGGGCAGGAGTGCTGGCGGTGCGGCCAGTCGGGCCACTTCAGGCGGGAGTGCCCGCTGATGGAGGTGGGGCAGCTGGTCAGGGTGGCCGGGCCGCCAGCCTCTTCCCACGGCCCGGGAGAGACGTACCATATACCG tag